Within the Arachis duranensis cultivar V14167 chromosome 10, aradu.V14167.gnm2.J7QH, whole genome shotgun sequence genome, the region tagagttttagaTTTATTGTTAGAACATGAACTAAAAAGTCAACAAAAAAAGGTAAGATATATAGGTCAAGGCTGACGTGTACATAACGTGGAAATGAAATGACACATAAACGGATAGGTTTGTGACCTGACCTTTAAGTTAGAATTGAATCACCTAACCTCACCTCAAAAGTGCAAGAGTTTTTTAATAGCGCATGggaatatttgaaaaaagagcATGAATGACGTCCATATAACGTGGAAGGAAGATCATGACTCATATCAGTCTATCCAAAAAAGATCATGACTCGAGTTGATTAACTGTtcaagatatttttaattttgaagaacATGAACTGATGTAGGTGATAATGTATATTGGAACGGCCAAATAAGGATAATAGTGAAAACAATGGGCTTATCTAAATCATAAATGTCGTGTACTGCTTGACATAActtgtataatttatttattttttggttagaAATCAAGAGAAGTCATTCTGAGAATTATCCAATATATCATTTGAGTATTAGCTTCTGAGTTCTGATGAGTTCGTTAGTAACTAAGTAGTTCCATGATCCTGCATGATTAGACAATTTGTCTTTTGCTTTCCCTTGCTACTGTAAATATCAATGGcctttgaattaaaataatgattttatttctttgaagTTAGAAGCTAGGAGCCAAAATTGTTGCTTCTGACTGTCTTAAGCTGTCAGCAACATGAGCAATCACTCCTACACCAGCATTGTGAAGCCTTTcatttttcacctgaaattagAGGAGTATTTcaagttaaaaaatataaaaataaaagaaaaaaaagaagagacaTAAACCATTGTAtgaaaaatttggtaaaatttcAACCCATCTCTATTATCTTATTATCCTTGTATATTGTAAAATATAACCAACCCAAGTTCACTAAAATTCATGGGAGAGTTAAGTGTAATTTGCCCCCCATATTGATGACATTATCATCCCTCAATAGAAGACTTTTGGTGGATGCAGTACATGAATGTTGTAATGAGCAAAGAAAGGCAAGGTTGCTGAGCGAAAGTTGACATCTACTTTATTCCATCCCAATTGCTGCAATCCCCGGATCATCTCCTCTATTGAAATTTGAAACCACACCAATAGGTTTTAGTGAATAGTGATAATGCAACAGAGTCTCAAGGATGTAAATCACACATCCTTGGTTacttatgatgatgatgatgataatcacCTTCCATGATTTGATGGTATTCCACAGTATTCTCAGTATAGCTTGCATTTTGTGCTGTCTCCTTAGCTTTCATTGCCCGGGGAGTGAATTGGGACCCATCAGAAGGAACTGGGGTGCAGTATTTGACATCAACAACATGCTTGTATCCATCCAAAAATTGGCTTGGAGGCTGTCAATAGAACACAATATTAGTACTATAAAAACACAGTTATTTATGTTATGGCATGGTAATAATCAACTAAGAGAAAACAGACTCAGCAGTTACGGCTAAACAAACTAACCTTCAAGATATATTATAACTAACTACTCTAACTAATAAATGGCTCAACGCTAAATACATTGTGTCCCCTAATAGTATTATCTACAATAGGACAGAGAAAGAAGCAagaatgatttgaaaaaaagggggaaattATCTTCTTCACCTTACCAAGTTCGGTTTCCCTCCTTATAGAGGACGTGCGCCATCCAACCATATCTATATAAAAGTTATAGGAATtaccaaaagaaagaaagagccAATAAGTTTGTTTATGACATATGAAACAAGTTTGATTAAAGAAAATATGCTTAATGGATACGGTCATATGATACATTGGCATAAACAGTGCGAAATCGAAATGTTCCGAGTGCAGATCTACAAAAGCAGTAAAATCTTGTAAGCACTGGATTACTGAAACATATGAATCTATGGCTAGCACATAGGGACTCATTACATACATGAATTTTCCATCTTCACAATCAGAAGCCATCCTCAGAAGAAGAGGTGGTTTGTTGGGATTACCATCTGTAAGGAACAACTGAGTACCAGTCTGACCAACAAATAAAGAAGCTACCGGTGCAGCAATCTTTTCTAAAATGGTGACACCAAATAGAAATGGAAGCTGAAAAATATTCACATTAAACAGTCAAAATTCTACAGACTGATATATTGAGGAAGAGTTCTTAGCATTATCTCCTATTCTATTTCATCCTTCTCCCACTTTTCCTAGTCTGCTCTCCTTGTTAAAACTACTATGTCAAAATCAATATGTAAGCAGCGAATTATGAGTAAGGAATATAGCAACATTTCTAGATATGGTTCagataatattaaaaacatCTGCGCTATAATAATCCTAAACAAACCTGGTTTTTCCCCCTTACACCAAGGTGTGGTGTTGCtaaagttataaaattaattggCTCCAACCCAGCAATCAACCCTCCTTTTGAAAAGTTTGTTCTCTCTGAATTTTCCATCGTACAGTTTTGTGGATCACCAAGTTTGCCACTAGTAGAGGTATCAGGTGAATAAAGTACAGCAACTGCATATCTAGCAAAGAGGCCTCCTAGAGAATGAGCTAGAAAGGATATTCTTTTCAGGCTCTTTGTCTTTTTTACAACTTGCATGACCTGTTGAGGTGCAATATCAAATAATTGATGACACATACAAGCTATCAAAACTAAATTTTGAGGCCAATCATTATGGCAGATAAATGTTTCCATAGATATTTCAATACTCACTTCATCGGCTAATCGCTTTCCAGCTTCATCAATCCCAGAAAATGTCTTGGTGTAAGTATTTGATGAACTTGCTGCAAACATCAGGTTTTAAGGGTTCTAGTTAACACTAGCTTCAAATTGAGTTAAGCAAGCAATTCAAAAGAATGATTCACACACCATACAAGACAACTAATGTCATCATATACAGTTTAGGTTATCTTGAATGCACTAATTGAGAGAAAGTAGATTTTCCCATGCATTACCCAATGATATCTCAGTCAGAATAGAGAGTACCACAATGAATCAATGTGTTATTCAATTCTTTTTTAGTTAATTGTGCGACACAACAAGACTTTCCTAACAAACCAGATCCCAAATAACAATTTCTGCTTCAGAAATTAAGATAACAAGCATGCATGGTAAGAAACCACAATTATAAGAAGGCATAGTTACCATAAATCAAAAAGTTTTTCCCAAGGTGCTTTGTTAACTCTGCTTCTGTGTATGTCCAGTCACTTGAGCTGTGCAAGATAAAAGATCAGTAAACTTTGTAAGAGACTAACAGAAAGAAATGATTAATAACAGACAGCCATTTGCTAGAGATATTGTGCATTGTTTCTGAGAGACTTTTCTTCCACAATTAGCAACAAGGTTCCTCAACTAAGTTTCAGTTTCCAATTCAGGGAGACATGCAAAAGGATTTAAAGGTGGAACAAATCCATTCCTTTTCTCAGAAGCTAAAAGACTAATATATTGATTGTGAATCCTTTTTAGCACAACAAGAAATaactagaaaattttttttaccgaGAAATCTATAATTCTATTTCTATATATCCCCTTCTATTTCTATAATTCATAATCAAATACAGGGCAGTTAATGGAACAAAGAAATTTCGTAGCCAAacgccctaaaccctaaaccctaaaccctccTGCGAGAATTACAAACTTAAATATAAAACAGTCGTCAGTGAAATATTGTTATTGCATTGAATTTTGAACTCAACTAATCTGAACAGAGTAAACTCGAATAAAACTTTACCCTCTTACACATACCCGGACATGATACCATGAACCAGAACAAGCAGATGCTCAGGACCATTGTTGATATTGGAAGCAGTTATAGCAATAGAGTTTCCTTGAGTTGCAGTACTCATAGCTTGAGGTCCAACACTATGCTTTCTCTGTCCTCTGTTTCTACCTGCTTTAGATTAATCTACTTCCCTTAATCTTATTGATGAATCAAAAGCTTTGGAATTTACAACTAATTCGGTTGACCTTGACccagtaatttaaaaaaattaataaaaaatccaTAGATAGTGGTCGCTTgaactattttaatatatattgaaacAATTGAACCAATCAAAACATAAATTGTGTCCAcatacattattttttaatgtactaAAAATGccaaaacaatatttatttttaaataataataataataataataataataataataataataataataataataatttaccaGAAAGGAAGATGGAAGAGAAATTAGAGGCAGagtatgaagaagaagaagaggaggaggaggacgaagaATAAGAAGGCCTTTGTTGGGATCCATTAATGCGATAATGAGAAGCAATTTGTGGTGAGTACACATAACGCGTGTGAATCGATGGAGCTGTTGCCATAAATACATAAGAGTGTATTAAATTGTATACTATGCAATAAGCCAAATAACCAGTAAGGAATGCtaagaaaaattgaaaggagaagGTTCATATATATAAATGAATGGATGAATGTGCTTGCATTCCCCATTTATGCGAAGAACAAACAAGATTAATGTTATGTGTATGAGTGAGTCAGAGTCAGCAGTTAACGACGGTAActggtaataataataaagacaataaataaagaaaaagagagatacATCATACACGTAGCTATGGAAAAGAAGACAAAAATGTGGCCGACGATTGTTCTCTCAAATTTGGCTTCTCATTATGTCTTGTACTTGCCTTAGATATTTGTGAATATTTATTCGTGACAGTGATGATTTTATGTTGAATTTACAAtatcttaaaagaaaaagtatagataaacaataaaaatattaaacaatgtgaataatatatatatcagatat harbors:
- the LOC107468279 gene encoding uncharacterized protein LOC107468279 isoform X2, translating into MATAPSIHTRYVYSPQIASHYRINGSQQRPSYSSSSSSSSSSSYSASNFSSIFLSGRNRGQRKHSVGPQAMSTATQGNSIAITASNINNGPEHLLVLVHGIMSGSSDWTYTEAELTKHLGKNFLIYASSSNTYTKTFSGIDEAGKRLADEVMQVVKKTKSLKRISFLAHSLGGLFARYAVAVLYSPDTSTSGKLGDPQNCTMENSERTNFSKGGLIAGLEPINFITLATPHLGVRGKNQLPFLFGVTILEKIAAPVASLFVGQTGTQLFLTDGNPNKPPLLLRMASDCEDGKFISALGTFRFRTVYANVSYDHMVGWRTSSIRRETELGKPPSQFLDGYKHVVDVKYCTPVPSDGSQFTPRAMKAKETAQNASYTENTVEYHQIMEEEMIRGLQQLGWNKVDVNFRSATLPFFAHYNIHVKNERLHNAGVGVIAHVADSLRQSEATILAPSF
- the LOC107468279 gene encoding uncharacterized protein LOC107468279 isoform X1, producing the protein MATAPSIHTRYVYSPQIASHYRINGSQQRPSYSSSSSSSSSSSYSASNFSSIFLSAGRNRGQRKHSVGPQAMSTATQGNSIAITASNINNGPEHLLVLVHGIMSGSSDWTYTEAELTKHLGKNFLIYASSSNTYTKTFSGIDEAGKRLADEVMQVVKKTKSLKRISFLAHSLGGLFARYAVAVLYSPDTSTSGKLGDPQNCTMENSERTNFSKGGLIAGLEPINFITLATPHLGVRGKNQLPFLFGVTILEKIAAPVASLFVGQTGTQLFLTDGNPNKPPLLLRMASDCEDGKFISALGTFRFRTVYANVSYDHMVGWRTSSIRRETELGKPPSQFLDGYKHVVDVKYCTPVPSDGSQFTPRAMKAKETAQNASYTENTVEYHQIMEEEMIRGLQQLGWNKVDVNFRSATLPFFAHYNIHVKNERLHNAGVGVIAHVADSLRQSEATILAPSF
- the LOC107468279 gene encoding lipid droplet phospholipase 1 isoform X3 codes for the protein MSTATQGNSIAITASNINNGPEHLLVLVHGIMSGSSDWTYTEAELTKHLGKNFLIYASSSNTYTKTFSGIDEAGKRLADEVMQVVKKTKSLKRISFLAHSLGGLFARYAVAVLYSPDTSTSGKLGDPQNCTMENSERTNFSKGGLIAGLEPINFITLATPHLGVRGKNQLPFLFGVTILEKIAAPVASLFVGQTGTQLFLTDGNPNKPPLLLRMASDCEDGKFISALGTFRFRTVYANVSYDHMVGWRTSSIRRETELGKPPSQFLDGYKHVVDVKYCTPVPSDGSQFTPRAMKAKETAQNASYTENTVEYHQIMEEEMIRGLQQLGWNKVDVNFRSATLPFFAHYNIHVKNERLHNAGVGVIAHVADSLRQSEATILAPSF